A window of Fictibacillus halophilus contains these coding sequences:
- the ribE gene encoding riboflavin synthase, with the protein MFTGIIEEKGTIKSISKGNETIVLTITADEVLKDVNLGDSIAVNGVCLTVTSFSKREFTVDVMPETFRSSTLRLLNNRDSVNLERAMAAGGRFGGHFVSGHVDGTGTIVEKRPERNAIYYTITLPDHLMRYFMLKGSVCVDGTSLTIFEVTESTITVSLIPHTAEHTILGSKGTGDIVNIECDMLAKYVHNMLSPKQETTQKSKLSLDFLQEHGF; encoded by the coding sequence TTGTTTACAGGCATTATTGAAGAAAAGGGTACGATTAAATCCATTTCTAAAGGCAATGAAACGATCGTACTTACCATTACAGCCGATGAAGTACTGAAAGATGTAAACCTTGGGGACAGTATAGCGGTGAATGGTGTTTGTTTAACGGTAACATCTTTTAGTAAAAGGGAGTTCACTGTGGATGTTATGCCTGAAACGTTTCGTTCATCCACATTGAGACTGTTAAACAATCGGGATTCAGTCAATCTAGAACGGGCGATGGCTGCTGGTGGCAGGTTCGGTGGACATTTTGTTTCCGGACATGTTGATGGTACGGGAACAATCGTTGAAAAGCGTCCAGAGAGAAATGCTATTTATTATACGATTACATTGCCTGACCATCTGATGCGCTATTTTATGTTGAAAGGCTCCGTATGTGTAGATGGAACGAGTCTCACTATATTTGAAGTAACCGAAAGTACAATTACCGTTTCTTTGATTCCTCATACAGCAGAACATACGATTCTAGGGTCAAAGGGAACGGGTGACATCGTGAACATTGAATGTGACATGCTCGCAAAATATGTACACAATATGTTGTCGCCAAAACAAGAAACAACACAAAAGTCGAAGCTGTCTCTTGATTTCTTACAAGAGCACGGATTTTAG
- a CDS encoding bifunctional 3,4-dihydroxy-2-butanone-4-phosphate synthase/GTP cyclohydrolase II: protein MFHSIEEAVADLKEGKIVIVVDDEDRENEGDFVALAEGITPESINFMVTHGRGLVCTPISEEIALKLDLSPMVAANTDSHGTAFTISVDHISTTTGISAQERAATVRELVNADSLPSDFKRPGHIFPLIGKNGGVLRRAGHTEAAIDLAQMAGSKSAGVICEIMKEDGTMARVPELVELAKQHNMKLITIKDLITYRNKTEQMVKREVEITLPTEFGDFKAIGFSNVLDEKEHVALVKGEIATGEPVLVRVHSECLTGDVFGSARCDCGSQLHAALSQIEKEGRGVLLYMRQEGRGIGLINKMKAYKLQEEGLDTVEANEQLGFAPDLRDYGIGAQILKDLGISKMKLLTNNPRKIAGLKGYDLEVTDRVALQMPHNKNNEDYLKTKKSKLGHMLHF from the coding sequence ATGTTTCACTCCATAGAAGAAGCAGTTGCAGATCTTAAAGAAGGAAAAATTGTAATCGTAGTAGATGACGAAGATCGTGAAAATGAGGGTGACTTTGTTGCGCTCGCTGAGGGAATTACCCCAGAGAGTATCAACTTTATGGTGACGCATGGCCGAGGCTTAGTATGTACACCGATCTCTGAAGAAATTGCTTTAAAGCTTGATCTTTCACCGATGGTAGCAGCCAACACAGATTCGCACGGCACGGCTTTTACGATAAGCGTCGATCATATTTCAACAACAACGGGTATTTCAGCGCAAGAGAGAGCAGCTACAGTACGTGAGCTAGTAAATGCTGATTCCCTTCCTTCAGATTTTAAACGTCCCGGCCATATTTTTCCGTTGATCGGAAAAAACGGCGGTGTGTTGCGTAGAGCAGGGCATACAGAAGCTGCAATCGATCTTGCCCAAATGGCCGGAAGCAAATCTGCTGGTGTTATCTGTGAGATCATGAAAGAAGACGGAACGATGGCTCGTGTTCCTGAACTCGTTGAACTTGCGAAACAACATAATATGAAGCTGATCACGATAAAGGATCTTATTACGTACCGAAACAAAACAGAGCAGATGGTGAAGCGTGAAGTAGAGATTACTCTGCCTACAGAATTCGGTGATTTTAAAGCGATCGGTTTTTCGAATGTATTGGATGAGAAAGAACATGTGGCACTGGTAAAAGGTGAGATCGCAACCGGAGAGCCAGTTCTCGTCCGTGTTCATTCTGAGTGTTTAACAGGTGATGTTTTCGGTTCTGCTCGTTGTGATTGTGGATCACAGCTTCACGCAGCTCTTTCTCAGATAGAAAAAGAAGGTCGTGGCGTTTTGCTGTACATGAGACAAGAAGGACGCGGTATCGGACTTATCAATAAGATGAAAGCTTATAAACTTCAAGAAGAGGGTTTGGATACCGTTGAGGCAAATGAACAGCTTGGGTTTGCACCAGATCTTCGTGACTATGGAATTGGAGCTCAGATCTTAAAGGATCTTGGCATTAGTAAGATGAAACTGCTGACAAACAATCCAAGAAAGATTGCTGGATTAAAAGGTTATGACTTAGAAGTGACCGATCGTGTGGCGCTTCAGATGCCTCATAACAAGAACAACGAAGATTATCTAAAAACAAAAAAGAGCAAATTGGGGCATATGCTTCATTTCTAA